In a single window of the Olivibacter sp. SDN3 genome:
- a CDS encoding pyridoxal phosphate-dependent aminotransferase family protein yields MSRNFDKRIADFKDAAVIKEKGLYPYFRPIESGQDTEVVINGKKVLMFGSNSYLGLTNHPKIIEAAQNATAKYGTGCAGSRFLNGTLDIHEELEEKLADYVGKEGAVLFSTGFQANLGALSCLTGRNDYLVLDDSNHASIIDGSRLSFSKVIKYKHNNMNDLRQRLGQLPNDAVKLIAVDGVFSMEGDFVRLPELVNIAKEFDAAVMVDDAHGLGVIGDRGAGTASHFGLTDDVDLIMGTFSKSLASLGGFIASDANTIEFLKHRARSLMFSASMTPGAAASVLAALEIIKSEPEHIENLWKNTDYAKRLLIENGFDLGKTESPILPVYIRDNDATFLITKTLQEDGVFVNPVVSPAVASQDSLIRLSLMATHTFDQIDEAISKLTKAYRKTLASEFVKIA; encoded by the coding sequence ATGAGTAGAAATTTTGACAAGCGTATAGCAGATTTTAAAGATGCGGCGGTGATAAAAGAGAAAGGTCTTTATCCTTATTTTAGACCTATTGAATCCGGTCAAGATACAGAGGTTGTCATAAATGGGAAAAAAGTTCTAATGTTTGGCTCAAATTCTTATTTAGGCCTTACCAACCATCCGAAAATTATTGAAGCTGCTCAAAATGCTACAGCTAAGTATGGCACTGGTTGTGCAGGGTCGAGATTCCTAAATGGAACCTTGGATATTCACGAGGAGCTCGAAGAAAAACTGGCAGATTATGTCGGTAAAGAGGGCGCTGTTCTGTTCAGCACAGGTTTCCAAGCGAATTTAGGAGCGCTTTCCTGTTTAACCGGTAGAAACGATTATTTGGTTTTAGACGACAGCAACCATGCTTCCATTATAGATGGTAGCCGTTTATCTTTTTCCAAAGTAATTAAATACAAGCACAATAATATGAATGACCTCAGGCAGCGGTTGGGACAGCTTCCTAATGATGCCGTTAAACTGATTGCGGTTGATGGGGTGTTTAGTATGGAAGGTGATTTTGTTAGGTTACCCGAGCTCGTTAATATAGCAAAAGAATTTGATGCAGCCGTGATGGTAGACGATGCACATGGTCTAGGTGTGATCGGTGACCGTGGTGCAGGAACAGCTTCTCATTTCGGTTTAACAGATGATGTGGATCTAATCATGGGGACGTTTAGTAAATCGCTGGCTTCTTTAGGTGGTTTCATTGCAAGTGATGCAAATACGATAGAATTCCTCAAACACAGAGCAAGGTCGCTTATGTTTAGTGCAAGTATGACTCCCGGAGCGGCAGCGAGCGTACTTGCTGCATTAGAAATTATCAAGTCCGAACCAGAACATATCGAAAACTTATGGAAAAACACGGACTACGCGAAACGATTGTTAATAGAGAATGGTTTTGATTTAGGAAAAACGGAGAGTCCGATATTGCCTGTTTATATAAGAGATAACGATGCGACATTTTTGATTACCAAAACCTTACAGGAGGATGGGGTTTTCGTTAACCCTGTTGTTTCTCCAGCTGTGGCCTCACAAGATTCGTTAATCCGTCTTTCATTAATGGCAACGCATACTTTTGATCAGATAGATGAGGCTATAAGCAAATTAACAAAAGCATATCGTAAAACATTGGCGAGTGAGTTTGTGAAAATCGCGTAA
- a CDS encoding MarR family winged helix-turn-helix transcriptional regulator has translation MNQVKNNDDLAIFHLDNLSKLLRNKANQYLSAQGIDVRIEQLPVLFSIPEHGLPQQQIADEIGRDKSSVLRTISNLEREDLVRVTTDVADKRKNCVMLTPKGKILANLIKDKIINLEKVLFNNLKSPEHDRFMQLIKSIGNNLQNIHII, from the coding sequence ATGAATCAGGTAAAGAACAATGATGATTTAGCGATATTCCATCTCGACAATTTGAGTAAGTTGTTACGCAACAAAGCCAATCAATACTTGTCTGCTCAAGGAATCGATGTGAGGATAGAACAGCTGCCTGTTTTGTTTAGTATACCGGAACATGGTCTTCCACAACAACAAATAGCAGATGAAATCGGTCGGGATAAATCCTCGGTGTTAAGAACCATTTCCAATTTGGAGCGAGAAGACTTAGTGCGCGTTACTACAGATGTGGCTGATAAGAGAAAAAACTGTGTAATGCTTACACCTAAAGGTAAGATATTAGCAAATCTGATTAAAGACAAGATAATAAATCTAGAAAAGGTATTGTTCAATAATCTGAAAAGCCCTGAACACGACCGTTTTATGCAGCTTATTAAGTCTATTGGTAATAATTTGCAGAATATACATATAATATAG
- a CDS encoding helix-turn-helix domain-containing protein, whose amino-acid sequence MKKKFTGVVSHHLSDDDSKEFMVFHMNKRLLNAKEFKPYNIFNPFKSDFFAVIMVQEGFIEVNVNLKHFNLEKNNLLAFAPNTIKHLVSISDDCKCYAILYKPTFLINANIREFHQDVYDLLVTGMPLFNLHQNEVKELTNLIEVMHLHSYAEDTHTINHQVVKHVFLAFMYEYTHLYRKYTKETNRKVSRKEDLMLNFIKLVADHFKEQRSVDFYAKKLFITPKYLSEVTKDVSDKTASSIIAEMVIMEAKNLLNMPSITVLEVSDLLNFSDMSFFGKYFKRYTGQSPTSYRKSLSSL is encoded by the coding sequence ATGAAAAAGAAATTTACAGGGGTGGTTTCTCATCACCTTTCAGACGATGACTCCAAAGAGTTTATGGTCTTTCATATGAACAAGCGGTTGTTAAATGCGAAGGAGTTTAAACCTTATAATATATTCAATCCTTTTAAATCAGATTTCTTCGCCGTAATTATGGTACAAGAAGGGTTTATCGAAGTAAATGTTAATTTGAAACATTTCAATCTCGAGAAAAATAATCTGCTTGCTTTTGCGCCTAATACAATTAAACACCTAGTTTCGATAAGTGATGATTGTAAATGTTACGCTATTTTGTACAAGCCTACTTTTCTGATCAACGCCAATATCCGTGAGTTCCATCAGGACGTCTACGACCTTTTAGTAACCGGTATGCCCTTGTTCAATTTGCATCAAAATGAAGTTAAAGAACTCACTAACTTGATTGAAGTGATGCATTTGCACAGTTACGCCGAAGATACACATACGATTAACCATCAGGTTGTAAAACATGTATTTCTTGCATTTATGTATGAGTATACACACTTGTATAGAAAATACACGAAAGAGACTAATCGAAAAGTGAGTAGAAAGGAAGACCTAATGCTGAACTTTATTAAATTAGTAGCAGACCATTTTAAAGAACAACGTAGTGTTGATTTCTATGCGAAAAAGCTATTTATAACACCGAAATATTTATCAGAAGTGACGAAGGACGTATCTGATAAAACAGCAAGCTCTATTATTGCAGAAATGGTCATTATGGAAGCGAAGAATTTGTTAAACATGCCATCAATTACCGTATTGGAAGTGTCTGATTTGCTGAATTTCAGTGATATGTCTTTTTTTGGTAAGTACTTCAAGCGTTACACGGGACAAAGCCCTACGTCCTATAGGAAATCATTATCGTCACTATAG
- a CDS encoding chloride channel protein has translation MKTKRGLIFRLNQWRIKKISNRNFLVVLAVLVGFAGGLAAAGLKALTHGIAAFLQNDVQSEYKYYLYLFFPLIGVLLTVIYIRRFIGNGKFEHGITPILYAISRKSSKIESHNIYSQIITSALTVGFGGSAGLEAPIAYSGSAIGSNIGKFFGLNYREVTMLLACGAAAGIAGAFNSPVAGMVFAIEILLPEFSIPAFIPLLMAAATASVVSRVLYNEPLFYLVSDDWVVQALFFYLILGVVVGFFSIYFSKVNGWVKNWFSKIKNPYHKIWVGGISLGLLILLFPALYGEGYITIQQLLLGKSNSLLANSIFSDYRHTGFLVVIYAVLTVFAKSFAALITLNSGGNGGTFGPSLVMGGLLGFVLSHGINLTGITYLSEANFIVAGMAAALSGIMHAPLTAIFLIAEITGGYTLMVPLMIVSAISYFINRATVKYSIYTKNLAEHGDWLSHEDKDKTVLRMMKLRYVLESNFTILLPNEKPIDRRSDIIHTKRNIFPVVDEQQKLLGVIYSERLFSILMGEEVTDKSMKELAQPPVDVVRMDANMYDVMRKMDREDIWILPVLDANDRYMGFVSKSAIFNKYRALLVRQSAYLD, from the coding sequence TTGAAGACCAAACGCGGCTTAATTTTCCGATTGAATCAGTGGCGTATAAAGAAAATTTCAAACAGAAACTTTCTAGTTGTACTCGCCGTTCTCGTTGGATTCGCAGGGGGATTAGCTGCGGCGGGATTGAAAGCGCTAACCCACGGAATTGCTGCCTTTCTCCAGAACGACGTTCAGTCTGAATATAAGTACTATTTATATTTATTTTTTCCTCTGATAGGTGTTTTACTAACCGTTATTTACATAAGGCGTTTTATAGGAAACGGCAAATTTGAACACGGTATTACCCCCATCTTGTACGCTATTTCAAGAAAGTCTAGTAAAATAGAGTCGCATAATATCTATTCACAGATTATAACTTCTGCGTTAACTGTGGGGTTCGGTGGTTCTGCTGGGCTAGAAGCACCGATAGCTTACAGCGGTTCAGCTATTGGATCCAATATCGGTAAGTTTTTTGGACTTAACTATCGAGAGGTCACTATGCTATTGGCCTGTGGTGCAGCGGCGGGTATAGCGGGTGCGTTTAATAGTCCGGTAGCCGGAATGGTATTTGCTATAGAAATTTTGCTCCCGGAGTTTTCGATTCCAGCTTTTATTCCACTATTAATGGCTGCGGCGACTGCCTCGGTGGTATCCAGAGTATTGTATAATGAGCCGCTTTTTTATCTTGTATCGGATGATTGGGTTGTCCAGGCGTTGTTTTTCTACCTGATCTTAGGTGTAGTTGTAGGTTTTTTTTCCATTTATTTTTCGAAAGTAAACGGTTGGGTTAAAAATTGGTTTTCCAAAATTAAAAATCCATACCATAAAATTTGGGTTGGGGGAATTAGTTTAGGATTGCTGATTTTACTCTTTCCAGCCCTGTATGGTGAGGGGTATATAACCATACAGCAATTATTACTTGGTAAATCAAACTCTTTATTAGCGAACAGCATTTTTTCCGATTATCGGCACACTGGTTTTTTAGTTGTCATTTACGCAGTGCTTACAGTATTTGCAAAGTCTTTTGCGGCACTTATAACGTTAAACAGCGGGGGGAATGGGGGGACGTTTGGACCAAGCTTAGTGATGGGCGGTTTACTTGGTTTTGTGTTATCGCATGGGATCAATTTAACGGGTATAACCTACTTGAGTGAGGCTAATTTCATTGTCGCCGGGATGGCTGCGGCGCTAAGCGGCATCATGCACGCCCCCTTAACCGCTATTTTCTTAATTGCTGAAATAACTGGTGGCTATACCTTAATGGTTCCTTTAATGATTGTTTCTGCTATTTCTTATTTCATCAATCGTGCAACCGTAAAGTACTCTATTTACACAAAAAATTTGGCCGAACACGGAGATTGGCTTTCGCATGAAGATAAAGATAAAACAGTCTTGCGGATGATGAAGCTACGGTATGTATTGGAAAGCAATTTTACCATATTGTTGCCAAACGAAAAACCGATTGACAGAAGATCGGACATCATCCATACTAAACGCAATATTTTTCCTGTTGTAGATGAGCAACAAAAATTATTAGGGGTCATCTATAGTGAGCGGCTTTTTTCAATACTGATGGGAGAAGAAGTTACCGATAAATCTATGAAAGAACTGGCTCAACCTCCTGTAGATGTGGTTCGTATGGATGCCAATATGTACGATGTGATGCGTAAAATGGATCGTGAAGACATTTGGATTTTACCGGTACTTGACGCGAACGACAGGTATATGGGATTTGTGTCTAAGTCGGCCATATTTAATAAATACAGGGCACTACTGGTTAGGCAAAGCGCTTATCTTGATTAA
- a CDS encoding trehalase family glycosidase: protein MLVSCGDNYNKEEIYRSEVFSVYPDKVVQEGFEAKALSTEEIVSNYISEAIQKVNPKVRFKFSINGKDNELSSGTTHSVVILPDQSVDTLTVKFGRPHMDETTVPEGVYLAENSKITIKLDLREVLNAFEEEGFYTNFNGTRIYKEDFEKVYIAGSVKPLSWDFDNLVNRPELEMKDENEDGIYEVTLNLNGSRPQAGTNTWKLSTDISSYPKYTSNYPLTDALYNMALEEMTKDIEADSTFRTGKEWSGVWTRDVSYSILLSMAAIQPEVAKKSLMQKVKNERIVQDTGTGGAYPISTDRVVWASAAWEIYKVTGDREWLNDSYRIIKNTVEDDRLNVWDPNTGLMRGESSFLDWREQSYPKWMQPVDIYESLALGTNAVHYQANKILAEMAKITNDVESVSKYSGWADSLKKSINKHLWINEKGYYGQYLYGGINKTLSYRSESLGEALTVLFDIASPEQQESIVANTPVLDFGIPCIYPQTRYISAYHNNAIWPFVQSYWSLAAAKVANEQALVASMAAIYRPAALFLTNKENFVASDGDFAETQVNSDEMLWSLSGNLSLVYKILFGMSFEPDALHFKPHIPKVLRGTRKLENFRYRNAVLDITLSGYGNTVTSATLDGKDLTEAVISGDLTGHHELVIVLSDNQLPEGRMNKVQNQFALNMPTLRYENGKVKWPVMENVKNFRILKNGVTNTLIDDYEVSIPQNEFAQYQVVAIDSNDVESFASAPFTVSSPDMERIVEMEDFAKRSLLKHQGYSGDGFVEISSSVNTSIDLSVDIEESGMYAIDFRYANGSGPINTDNKCAIRTLKSDNATLGAVVFPQRGKGEWSNWGYSNKVVSRLEKGNQTFKLVFDLPVNNNMDGNVNQAVIDHIRFIKIK from the coding sequence ATGCTGGTATCTTGTGGTGATAACTATAATAAGGAGGAAATTTACCGATCGGAAGTCTTTAGCGTATATCCTGATAAAGTCGTTCAGGAAGGTTTTGAAGCAAAAGCATTATCTACAGAGGAAATCGTTTCTAATTATATAAGTGAGGCTATCCAGAAGGTCAATCCAAAGGTAAGATTCAAATTTAGTATCAATGGTAAAGATAACGAACTATCATCTGGTACTACGCATTCGGTCGTTATTTTACCTGATCAGTCGGTAGATACGCTTACGGTTAAATTCGGACGTCCTCATATGGACGAAACTACTGTGCCAGAGGGCGTGTATCTCGCAGAAAACTCTAAAATAACGATCAAATTAGATCTGAGGGAGGTGTTGAACGCTTTTGAAGAAGAGGGGTTTTATACAAATTTCAACGGTACTAGGATTTATAAAGAAGATTTTGAAAAAGTTTACATAGCTGGTAGTGTGAAACCGCTATCGTGGGATTTTGACAATTTAGTTAATCGCCCAGAACTGGAGATGAAAGACGAAAATGAAGATGGTATTTATGAAGTAACACTAAACCTGAATGGGTCAAGACCACAAGCTGGTACAAATACCTGGAAGTTGAGTACTGATATTTCCTCTTATCCGAAATATACTTCTAATTATCCGTTAACAGATGCGCTCTACAACATGGCATTGGAAGAAATGACCAAAGATATCGAAGCCGATAGCACGTTCCGTACTGGAAAAGAATGGAGTGGTGTATGGACCAGAGACGTTAGTTATAGTATTTTATTGTCGATGGCTGCGATACAACCTGAAGTAGCTAAGAAAAGTCTCATGCAGAAGGTGAAAAATGAAAGAATTGTGCAGGATACTGGAACTGGGGGAGCTTATCCTATATCGACAGACCGTGTGGTTTGGGCGAGTGCTGCATGGGAAATATATAAAGTAACGGGTGACAGGGAGTGGTTAAACGATAGTTACAGAATTATCAAGAATACTGTGGAAGATGACCGATTAAATGTTTGGGATCCTAATACCGGCTTGATGCGCGGCGAATCATCATTTTTGGACTGGAGAGAACAAAGTTACCCAAAATGGATGCAACCAGTTGATATTTATGAATCACTTGCTTTAGGTACAAATGCTGTACACTATCAAGCGAATAAGATACTCGCAGAGATGGCAAAAATCACAAATGATGTAGAATCTGTTTCTAAATATAGTGGGTGGGCTGATAGCCTTAAGAAGAGTATTAATAAGCACTTATGGATCAATGAGAAGGGATATTACGGTCAATATTTGTACGGAGGTATTAACAAAACCTTATCATACCGTTCTGAGTCTTTAGGAGAAGCTTTGACTGTTTTGTTTGATATAGCATCTCCAGAACAGCAGGAAAGCATTGTGGCAAACACGCCGGTTTTAGATTTTGGGATACCATGTATCTATCCGCAAACAAGATATATTTCAGCTTACCACAATAATGCGATATGGCCTTTTGTACAATCGTATTGGTCACTTGCTGCAGCAAAGGTAGCTAATGAACAGGCGCTGGTGGCAAGTATGGCGGCTATTTATAGACCTGCTGCCTTATTTTTAACCAATAAAGAGAATTTTGTTGCGAGTGACGGTGATTTTGCCGAAACGCAGGTTAATTCCGATGAAATGTTATGGAGTTTATCTGGCAATTTAAGTTTAGTATATAAAATACTCTTTGGGATGAGTTTTGAACCGGACGCATTGCATTTTAAACCGCACATACCGAAAGTACTTCGAGGTACCAGAAAGCTTGAGAACTTTAGATATAGGAATGCGGTATTGGATATTACGTTGTCTGGGTACGGCAATACTGTTACATCTGCCACATTAGATGGTAAAGATTTAACAGAAGCGGTCATTTCCGGTGATTTAACAGGTCATCATGAACTTGTTATTGTGTTGAGCGATAATCAACTGCCCGAAGGGCGAATGAATAAGGTTCAGAATCAGTTTGCTTTGAATATGCCAACTTTACGATATGAAAATGGTAAAGTGAAATGGCCTGTTATGGAAAATGTAAAGAACTTTAGGATACTTAAGAATGGAGTAACCAACACATTGATAGATGATTATGAGGTAAGTATCCCTCAGAATGAATTTGCTCAATATCAAGTGGTTGCTATTGATTCTAACGATGTAGAGTCTTTTGCTAGTGCACCGTTTACAGTGTCATCTCCAGATATGGAAAGAATCGTTGAAATGGAAGATTTTGCTAAACGCTCTCTTTTAAAACATCAGGGATATTCAGGTGATGGTTTCGTAGAAATTAGTAGTTCTGTAAATACTTCAATAGACCTATCAGTTGATATTGAAGAGAGCGGAATGTATGCTATTGATTTCAGGTATGCCAACGGTAGTGGGCCAATCAACACGGATAATAAATGTGCTATTAGAACACTGAAATCAGATAACGCGACTTTAGGCGCAGTTGTTTTTCCACAAAGAGGCAAAGGAGAATGGTCAAATTGGGGGTATAGCAATAAAGTTGTATCTAGATTGGAAAAAGGAAATCAAACGTTTAAATTGGTTTTTGATTTACCTGTGAACAATAACATGGATGGAAATGTAAATCAGGCAGTGATCGACCATATTCGTTTTATAAAGATTAAATAG
- a CDS encoding S46 family peptidase — MQMKNWLLTSFLLIAVINTSYTNFDEGMFPLSDLSRANLKEAGLKISEKDIYNPGGIGLVDALVQVGGCSGSFISRHGLIITNHHCAFSAVQLASTPEHDYLTHGFVAQTRAQEIEAKGLTIRITIGYEDVSSKVLDAVIDINDPIERINIINNQQKLIAQEAERQDPNIKAEVSEMFIGKSYILFKYQMIEDVRLVYVPRRTIGEFGGETDNWIWPRHTGDFSFFRAYVGKDGKPAKFSKDNIPFRPKKHLKINTKGVNENDFVFILGYPGRTFRHRPAQYIQYQQEFLLPYIADLYDFQNRTMKDVGAGDRAMAINLATRIQRNANVMKNYQGKMKGLTTLNLLKHKQQEDQALATFINKMPSLQKKYSNLMPAIDSVYKEIFKEAKRELWLTQIHSASNLLNVARSLNTFKKSLTEIAIKENHWQKNMPKLTGYINDLYGSYEQSVDIIILARMLKDAYNLPRDQRVEAVDELFKNRTDFNNIARSIINSSKLGDKNNVDKMLTNMDSLIVFHDPILHLQQQIEQQISSLKTEQDRREGLLNKLMGDYVAVREQFLQKDFIPDANSTLRLTYGYIKGYSPVDATYMAPFTTIAGIIQKGNTGLPEFSYPAAIRDAWEAKNFGSFVKPNLQDVPVNILYDMDTTGGNSGSPIMNAKGELIGVNFDRTYDATINDYAWNESYSRSIGVDIRYVLWTAEKIDHADFILEEIAR, encoded by the coding sequence ATGCAAATGAAAAATTGGTTACTTACCTCCTTTCTGCTAATCGCCGTTATCAACACTTCTTATACAAACTTTGATGAAGGAATGTTTCCGTTAAGTGATCTCAGCAGAGCAAATTTAAAGGAAGCGGGTTTAAAGATTTCAGAAAAAGACATCTACAATCCAGGCGGTATAGGCTTGGTAGACGCACTGGTACAAGTTGGTGGGTGCTCAGGATCTTTTATATCACGGCATGGATTAATTATCACCAACCATCACTGTGCATTTAGTGCTGTTCAGCTGGCCAGTACTCCCGAGCATGATTATCTCACACATGGGTTTGTCGCACAAACCCGTGCGCAAGAAATCGAAGCGAAGGGACTTACCATACGTATAACTATTGGTTATGAAGATGTTTCCTCGAAAGTGCTCGATGCAGTTATAGATATTAACGACCCCATTGAAAGGATAAATATTATTAATAATCAGCAGAAACTTATAGCCCAAGAAGCTGAAAGACAAGATCCTAATATTAAGGCAGAGGTATCCGAAATGTTCATTGGAAAAAGCTACATTTTGTTTAAATACCAAATGATAGAAGACGTAAGGCTTGTTTATGTACCTCGACGAACAATTGGTGAATTTGGTGGAGAAACCGATAACTGGATATGGCCACGACATACCGGAGATTTTTCTTTTTTTCGTGCTTATGTGGGAAAAGATGGTAAACCAGCTAAATTTTCGAAAGACAATATTCCATTTAGGCCTAAAAAACACCTAAAAATTAATACAAAGGGTGTAAATGAAAACGACTTTGTTTTCATTTTGGGGTATCCAGGGCGTACATTTAGACACCGGCCGGCACAATATATACAGTATCAGCAAGAGTTTCTCCTTCCATATATAGCAGATTTATATGATTTTCAAAACAGAACCATGAAGGACGTTGGAGCAGGCGATCGTGCTATGGCTATTAACCTAGCTACCAGAATTCAACGGAATGCCAATGTAATGAAAAACTATCAGGGTAAAATGAAAGGGCTGACCACACTTAACTTACTTAAACATAAACAACAAGAAGATCAAGCCTTGGCAACATTTATCAACAAAATGCCGAGCCTGCAGAAAAAATATAGTAACCTAATGCCGGCTATCGATAGCGTTTACAAAGAAATTTTCAAAGAAGCAAAACGCGAGCTATGGCTAACCCAGATACATAGCGCAAGCAACCTATTGAACGTAGCTCGTTCTTTAAACACCTTTAAAAAATCCTTGACGGAAATAGCTATTAAAGAAAACCACTGGCAAAAGAACATGCCTAAACTAACAGGTTACATTAATGACCTATATGGAAGTTATGAGCAATCTGTAGATATAATTATTTTGGCGCGTATGTTAAAAGATGCATATAATCTACCGAGAGATCAACGTGTAGAAGCCGTAGATGAACTTTTTAAAAACAGAACGGATTTCAACAATATAGCACGTTCTATAATCAATAGTAGTAAATTGGGTGATAAAAATAATGTGGATAAGATGTTGACCAATATGGATAGTTTAATCGTTTTTCATGATCCGATTTTACATTTACAGCAACAGATTGAGCAACAAATTTCTAGCCTGAAGACCGAACAAGATAGAAGAGAAGGGTTGTTAAACAAACTGATGGGTGATTATGTTGCTGTAAGGGAACAATTTTTGCAAAAAGATTTTATTCCAGATGCAAATAGCACCCTGAGATTGACTTATGGATATATTAAGGGGTATTCTCCTGTAGATGCCACCTATATGGCCCCATTTACTACTATTGCCGGCATTATTCAAAAGGGCAATACCGGGCTTCCTGAATTTAGCTATCCAGCAGCAATACGAGATGCCTGGGAAGCAAAGAATTTCGGTTCATTCGTTAAACCCAATCTACAGGATGTGCCAGTAAATATTTTATATGATATGGATACTACAGGAGGAAATTCGGGTTCTCCTATTATGAATGCAAAAGGTGAATTAATTGGAGTGAATTTTGACAGGACATATGATGCAACAATCAATGATTATGCATGGAATGAAAGTTATAGCCGTTCTATTGGTGTGGATATACGCTACGTATTATGGACTGCGGAAAAAATAGATCACGCAGATTTCATACTAGAAGAAATCGCTCGATAG
- a CDS encoding cysteine desulfurase family protein: protein MDDKFIYLDHCATTPIDEQVLAAMLPYFTTYYGNASSISHRIGRYAAEAVELARQYVARLIGASPKEITFTSGATESINQAIKGIFANYQQIGKHIITCVTEHPAVLDVCAYLRKEGANITFLPVDNLGHIDLQLLDKSIRNDTIMIILMAANNETGVIHPIAEIGAIAKKHKVLFLCDATQAIGKVPIDVNQQHIDILALSAHKFYGPKGAGALYIKRRATPIQIGSLLHGGRQENTQRAGTLNVPGIVGLGKASQIASASFNTGEENLSELRDLLEHHLLAIPETYVNGDRTERLAHVTNICFKYVKGNDIMNRLPQLALSSGSACASGLREPSPVLLAMGVSTTDAHCSIRFSLGKANTKEDIMLAVKLITETVNKLRDESPVWQMHVAGIL from the coding sequence ATGGATGATAAATTTATATATTTGGATCACTGCGCCACCACACCTATTGATGAACAAGTGTTAGCCGCGATGCTACCCTATTTTACCACTTATTACGGAAATGCATCGAGTATAAGTCACCGTATTGGTCGCTATGCGGCCGAAGCTGTTGAGCTTGCACGACAGTATGTGGCAAGACTTATTGGAGCTTCTCCTAAAGAAATAACTTTTACCTCAGGTGCTACAGAATCCATTAATCAGGCTATAAAAGGCATATTCGCCAATTATCAGCAAATAGGAAAACACATAATTACCTGTGTAACCGAGCACCCCGCAGTTCTAGACGTTTGCGCATATCTAAGAAAAGAAGGCGCAAACATAACCTTTTTACCGGTGGATAATCTCGGGCATATAGATCTACAATTGCTTGACAAAAGTATACGTAACGACACTATTATGATTATCCTTATGGCGGCCAATAATGAAACCGGTGTAATACATCCTATCGCTGAAATTGGTGCTATAGCGAAAAAACATAAAGTTTTATTCTTATGCGACGCCACTCAAGCTATAGGAAAAGTACCTATCGACGTCAATCAACAACATATTGATATACTTGCTTTGAGTGCACATAAATTTTATGGACCAAAAGGTGCTGGTGCCCTTTATATAAAGAGGAGAGCAACCCCTATACAAATTGGGAGTTTATTGCATGGAGGTAGACAGGAAAATACACAAAGAGCAGGTACACTTAACGTACCAGGAATAGTGGGTTTAGGGAAAGCCAGCCAGATAGCCAGTGCCTCTTTTAATACAGGAGAGGAAAATTTAAGTGAACTCAGAGATTTATTGGAACATCATTTATTGGCTATACCCGAAACCTATGTTAATGGAGATCGAACCGAACGGTTAGCCCATGTAACTAATATATGTTTTAAGTATGTTAAAGGTAATGACATTATGAATCGGCTTCCCCAGCTTGCGCTTTCTTCTGGTTCTGCCTGCGCTAGTGGTTTAAGAGAACCTTCTCCTGTACTGCTAGCAATGGGGGTAAGTACAACGGATGCACACTGTTCCATTCGTTTTAGTCTCGGAAAAGCAAATACCAAAGAAGACATCATGCTTGCAGTAAAGCTTATCACAGAAACCGTTAATAAATTAAGAGATGAATCGCCCGTTTGGCAGATGCACGTAGCAGGCATTTTATAA
- a CDS encoding iron-sulfur cluster assembly accessory protein has translation MITVTDKAKTRIDEILQKERYDSSYFVRVAVESGGCSGLTYKLDFDNEERKGDQAFEDKGVKIVLDMKSFLYLAGTELDYSDGLTGKGFNFINPNASRTCACGESFSV, from the coding sequence ATGATAACGGTAACAGATAAAGCAAAAACACGTATCGACGAGATTTTACAAAAAGAGCGGTACGATTCATCTTATTTTGTGCGTGTAGCGGTAGAAAGTGGTGGGTGCTCAGGCCTAACATACAAATTGGATTTTGACAACGAGGAGCGTAAAGGAGATCAAGCATTTGAAGATAAGGGAGTCAAAATAGTTTTGGATATGAAGTCGTTCCTCTATTTAGCTGGTACAGAGCTGGATTATAGTGATGGTTTAACTGGTAAAGGCTTCAATTTCATTAATCCAAATGCGTCTCGTACGTGTGCATGTGGAGAAAGTTTTTCCGTATGA